The nucleotide window AAAAAAATCCATGTCAACGACTTCTTAGGCTTTCGTTTTAAAGTAAAGATAACACCCGTCGCTTCTTAAGGCCCGAGTCGGCTTCCCTGCCTCTGCCACAGGACAGATTTGCCTTCCTTAGCTTTTCATGGAGGCGACCCGTTTTCTCAGGCAATGCTTATTCATCCGAGCCAGGGCGGAAAAAACCGTGCTGTCTTGCCTTGCGATAAATAATTTACAATGGCAGGCTCCTGTTTCCGGGCTCGGGTCAAAGATGATAAGCATAGCCGTACGATGGACCTTGTGTTAAAATATAATTTATCTTAAGATCAGGTCAGGAGAGGCTTCATGTCCAATTCCTGGAAGAAGAAGGTGGTTTCCCCGGATCGGGTGCTCGAAAGGATTAAGCCCGGCATGAGCATTTTTATCGGGACGGGCGTGTCTGAACCTCGGACCATGGTCCAGCACCTCCTGACTTCAGACGCCTCAAACCTCAGGGACCTGGAACTGATCCAGCTCATGAGCTTTGGGGACGCCATCACCATGGAAGAACGCTACCCTAAAAAATATCGGCTAAAAACCTTTTTTTCAGGGTGGGTGGCCAGCGAGGCCGTTACCGCGGGCCGGGTGGACCTGATTCCCTGCAATTTTTCGCGCATCCCTCTTCTAATCGAGTCTGGCGCGATCAAGATTGATATCGCCTTTGTTCAGATTACACCTCCGGATGACAAGGGCTACGCCAGCATCGGCGTAGCGGTTGATACGGCCAGAAAGGCCATGGACCAAGCGTCTCTGGTGGTGGGAGAGATCAATGAGCACGTTCCCCACACCATGGGCGACACCTATGTCCACGTTGATGACTTCGATTTGTTAGTGCAGGCGCAAGAGCCGCCCATCACCTTTGAACGCTGGCCCCTGGATCCGATTATTAACAAGGTTGCCGCCAACCTAGCCGCCTTGATTGATGATGGCAGCTGCCTGGCCTTTGCCACCGGCCATCTGTTTGAAGCCCTGGGAAGGCACCTGACTCACAAAAGGCACCTTGGCATCCATTCTCCATTTTTTACCGACCCGCTTATGGACCTGGTCAACTCCGGCGCCGTTTCCAACCGGCGCAAGAGCTTCTTCCCGGGCAAGTCTCTTGTGTCTTACGCCCTGGGCACTCCGGAGCTAATGCGCTGGCTTCATCAGAACCCGCTGGTTGAATTTCAGGGAATAGACGTTGTCGGGGACCCCAGGAACATCGGACTCAATGATAACTTCGTGGCCATCCTGCCCACCCGCAAGGTGGACCTGACCGGAAGAATCGCCATGCACATCGGCCGGAGTAACGTGGCTTATGCCATGGGCGAGACCCTGGAAGTTTTTTCCGGGGTGCAGCTTTCCCGCGGCGGGCGTATCATCTGCGCCCTGACCAGCCGAAACCTTAAAGGCGAACCAAACGTCCGGGTTTCAATCGAGGACTTCCCCAACCAGATCACCTCGCGCGAGGCCTTGAACATGATCGTCACCGAGTACGGGGTCGTCTCTCTCGCCGGCCGGACCGTGCGGGAGCGCGCCCTGGCCTTGATAGATATTTCCCATCCTGACGACAGGGCCGAACTGGTGCGGCAGGCCAAGGAGGCCAACCTCCTCTACCCGGACCAGATCTACCTCTCAGAGGCCGGACATCGTTATCCTCAGGAAATCACAACCTCATACACCTTTAAAGACGACCTCAGCCTTCGCTTTAGAGCCATCAAGCCATCAGATGAAAATGGCATGAGAAAACTGTTCTACCGGTTTTCCGACGAATCGGTCTATTATCGCTACTTCAGTCCGATCAAGGCCATGCCGCACGCGGAGATGCAGGAATACGTGAATATTGACTACAGCAACACCATGTCCATCGTTGGATTGCTCGGGCCTGAAGGCGATGGCAATATCGTAGCCGAGGCAAGGTATGTGCGCAACAGGAAGCGTCCCTATGCTGACGTGGCCTTCATCGTAGATGAAGATTATCAAGGCAAAGGCATCGCGAGCTTCATGTATGAAACGCTGATCAGGATCGCCCGACAGCGCGGTATCGAAGGGTTTACCGCGGACGTGCTGGGCACGAACCGAAGGATGCTGCACGTCTTTGAAAAGGCCGGGTTCCCCATTAAGTCCGTACTGGTCAACGGCGTCTATGAATTGACCATCCCGTTCAGTCATCCCACCCAGAAAGACGATAAAGGCAAAACACGGGTTCTCCGGTCCAGGGCCGTCGGTTAAAGAAAACAGGCCCTCCTCAAAAACGAATTTGAGGAGGGCCTGAATTACCTGTGGGCTGACGCCCTGTGTTCAGAGGAATCAGGAGAGGACCTTTTTAAATTCTTCCGTCATGACCGGAACGGCGTCAAAGAGATCGGCCACGATACCATAATCGGCCTTCTGAAAGATAGGGGCTTCTTCGTCCTTATTCACGGCCACGATGAACTTAGAGGAGCTCATGCCTGCCAGGTGCTGAATTGCGCCTGAGATGCCGCATGCGATATACAGGTTCGGGCTGACGACTTTGCCAGTCTGGCCGACCTGGTCGGAATGGGGCCGCCAACCGGCGTCCACGGCTGAACGGGAGGCGCCGACGGCCGCACCCAGCACAGCGGCCATCTCTTCAATGATGACGTAATTTTCCGGTCCCTTCATGCCTCGGCCGCCGGAAACAATAATATTAGCCTCGGTCAGTTCGATCTTGCCGCTTTCTTCCTTGAGGACCTCCGTGACCTTGGTCTTGAGTTCAGAGGCGTCAACACTGAAAGGCACATTGACTACTTCGGGTTTCTTGCTTTCATCCGGCTCAACCAGGTCCATGACGTTGGGCCGGGACGTAGCTATCTGGGGATCGCCAGCCGGTATGATTTCAGCCATGGCCTTGCCCGCATAGATAGGGCGCCTGGCTACTAATTTTTTATCGGCATTAAGTTCGAGTTCAATACAGTCCATGGCCAAACCGACCCCGAGCCTTGCGGCCAGTCGTGCCGAGAGGTCCTTACCCTGAACCGAGGCGGGTATGAGCAAGATAGCCGGGTCGTTCTCCTTGACCAGGTTGGCGATCGCGGCGGTATAGGCGTCGGTGGTGTATTGCTGGAGCGCGTCATCCTCAACGACAAAGACCTTGTCAGCACCGTAGGCGCCCAATTTATCGGCCTCGCCCGCCACTCCGGCGCCCAGCAGGACCCCGGTCACGTTCGTGCCTATCTCATCGGCCAGGCGACGGGCCGCACTGGCGACCTCGAAGCTCACCTTTCTCAACTCACTATCCCTCTGCTCGGCGACAAACCAAATTCCTTCTGCCATTTCTCTATCTCCTTTTTATATCTGCCTAAACGATTTTGGCCTCTTCGTGGAGTAAACGAACCAGTTCAATCGCCTTCTCCTCCGCGGTCTCACCATCAATAACCTTTCCAGGAGGCCGTTCCGGCGGCGGTGTAAGCTGAACCACTTCCAGCTTGCCTTCAGGTGTGACGCCCAGGGAGGCGGGATCTTTTTTATCCATCGGCTTTCTTTTGGCCTTCATGATCCCGGGCAGGGAAGCGTAGCGGGGTTCATTAAGACCTTTCTGGGCCGTAATAAGGGCCGGTAACCCGGACTCGATTACCAGCGTCTGGCCTTCGATGGGCCGCTGCACGGTTACCTTGGACTGGTCATCAGCCACATCCACTTTGACGATCAGGGAGAGCTGAGGAATCCCTAAGAACTCGGCTAGGGCGGCCCCGGTCTGGGCCTGATCGTTGTCTACGGCCCGCTGTCCGCAGAAGACCAAATCATAAGGCACCTCTTTGATGGCCGCTGCCAGAAGCTCGGCCGTGGTATAAGGGTCCAATTCACCCCCCTCAGTCTCGACATGAATCGCCTTGTCCACGCCCATGGCCAGGGCTGTACGGATGGCCTCGACTATTCGGGCCGGGCCGACGCTCGCCACGGTTACAGTTCCTTTGAATTTTTCTTTCAGTTTTAACGCTTCCTCCACACCATACTCATCATAGGGGTTCATGACCCACTTGATGTCGCTGGCGTCAATGGACTTGCTGTCCCCGGAGATCTTAATTTGAGCCTCGGTATCGGGAACCTGTTTCAGGCAAACGACAATTTCCACAACATCCTCCTTTTCTTAAGCCACAATCGGCCGCCCTTAAAGGCATGCCATCTTTTTTCACTAAGGCTTATACAGGTTTCTATCTATAGCGCTGCTGCCTCTTCGTAAAACGACTTGTCCTCGATCAGGTTACAAGGGCGGTCTTTTGTGTATCTCCCTTTTTAAATTGCGCCTTGAACCTAACCCCCTGTTTTTGATCATGGAACTCGATATTGAAATGAGTTCCTTCCGCTTAGCCGAATACTACAACCCCGCCACGGTGTCAAGGCTTTTTAAGGATTAAGTTTTATTTTTCCCTTAGATAGTTAAAAGCGGAACAGCGCTTTAGAGGAGTTTCATAAACTAGGCTCCCCTTAAAGACAGGCCAAGAAATCTCTTGTGTTTTTAAATGGATTGCTATATAAGGACATATTCAAAAACGAGAGGGGGTGGGGCAGGATTCAGTAAGATATTTAGCCAAAAGACATTTGTAGGACTTTTCAATCATCCCAAATTAAAACAACTTAATGAGGATAAGCTAATGAAGAAAAGTATTCTTTTCATATGGTCTTTTGTATTAACAATCGTATTGATTTCCCCGGCCGCTATATGTCAGGCAGCGGAGCCTTACAAAATTGGTTGTGTCTTTGCGATAACCGGCCCCGCGTCATTTTTAGGGGAGCCCGAGCGGAACTCAGCCAAAATGTTTGAAGAGGAAGTTAACGCGGCTGGAGGCATCAATGGTCATGCCGTTAAAGTAATCATTTACGACACCGAGGGTGACGCCACCAAGGCGAAAACCAGGGTCGAGCGGCTGATTCGAAAAGACAATGTCCTGGCCATCGTTGGACCATCCCGGAGCGGCACCACTATGGCTGTTATTCCAGTCGTAGAAAAGGCCGAAATACCTTTCATCTCGTGTGCGGCCAGCATCAAAATTGTTGAGCCGGTCAAAAAGTGGGTCTTCAAGACTCCCCAGACCGACACCTCGGCTGTTGAAGCCATTTACACACACATGAAAAAGGACGGCCTGACTCGGGCGGCTCTTCTGACCGGCACCACCGGCTTCGGGGCCGGCGGCCGGGTCCAGCTCAAGGCGGTGGCTCCGAAAATGGGGATCACCATTGTGGCTGACGAGGTCTTTGGCCCCAAGGATACCAGTCTGACGGCACAGCTTACCAAGATCCGCGGGACCGACGCCCAGGCCATCATTGGCTGGACCATTGCCCCGCCACAGGTCATCATGCTTAAAAACTGGAAACAGCTGGGCATGGATAAAAAATTTCGATTTTATGAGAGCCATGGATTTGGCAGCAAACGTTACATTGAGCTGGCCGGCGGCGCGGCAGAGGGTGTCTACGCCCCGCTTGGCCGGGTGGTTTTTGCGGATATCCTTCCCAAATGGAATGCCCAGCGAGAATTCGCCTTAAATTACAAGACCAATTACGAGAAGAAATTCAAATCTGAAATCAGCACCTTTGGCGGGCATGCCTGGGACGCTTTGCACATGCTCAGGATAGCCCTGGAAGCCGTCGGTCCAAACAAGGCCAAGATTCGTGACTACCTCGAAAACGTCAAAGGGTTTGCCGGTACGGGCGGTATCTTCAATATGTCGGCCCTGGATCATTGCGGCCTGGATGCCAGTGCTTTCGAGATGGTTGTAGTCAAGGATGGAAAGTGGGCCTTGATTGATTAGTCTTCCTTATTATTGACTTCCCATCAGTGCATTAACTATTGTTGATTGGGATCAATCTAGCGCTAAGTTGCTTTCAGAAAGGCAATACTTTCAGCGGTGTCTCTGCCAGTTGCAAAGGGGGGAGGCAGTCTTGTGCCAGAAATTTTAGAAATTGCTTCGCCTCGGTCGCAATGACAGCACAGATACGGACCTTTTTCTGATTGCAGCTTAGCTGACAGCCCTTCAGACGCAGGGGCCGGACTCATGTCCGGCCCTGATAACTTTTGGTACTTTTGGTTATGGAAGACTACGGATTTTTAAGCCAGCTTGTGCAGTACATCCTGACTGGCATTACTTTGGGCAGCATCTATGCCATTGTCGGTGTGGGGTTCAACATTATTTATAACGCCACGGAGATCATTAACTTTGCCCAGGGTGAGTTTGTCATGCTGGGCGGGCTGGTCATGATCACCCTGGTTAACTTCGCCCATCTGCCCATGCCTCTCGCGTTTCTCCTGACGGTGATCATCGTCAGCCTGGTGGGCTTGCTCATTGAACGGCTAGCCATCTTCCCTCTCAAGGAAAGTTCTGTTTTACGGCTGGTCATCATCACCATTGCCCTTTCTATTCTGATCAAGGGTCTGGCCATGTTCACCTGGGGTAAACAGTCATTCGCTTTAAGGTCTTTTTCCGGCGACACCCCCATACCTTTTCTGGGGGCCTCGGTTATCCCCCAGACACTCTGGATTATTGGAATCACAGTGGTGCTGGTGATTCTCTTGAGCATCTTTTTTTCCAGGACGATCATTGGCAAGGCTATGAGTGCGTGCGCGGACAACCCTGAAGCAGCCTCTCTGGTAGGCATTAACACCCAGCGCATGGTCATGCTGGCCTTCATGCTTTCGGCTGCCTTGGGGGCTGTGGCCGGGATGATCATCACGCCTGTTGCCTTGATGGAATACGACCGGGGAGCCTTGCTGGCGCTCAAGGGCTTCGGGGCGTGTATTTTAGGGGGGCTGGGGAATTTCTACGGCGCCGTCGTGGCGGGCATCATCCTGGGTCTGATCGAATCTCTGGGAGCGGGGTTGATATCATCCGGTTACAAGGACGCCATGGCCCTGGCGGTGTTGCTTCTGGTCCTGTTCATTAAACCCAGCGGTCTTTTTGGCAGCGCTGAAGTAAGTAAGCTGAAGAAGTTCTAGAATGGGGCGCAAGAATACAATCGGTGTGCTGGGCCTGGCGCTTTTCATCTTGTTTTTTCCGCTCACAGGGCGTATTCCGGCCATCTCCCACTATGTGGACATCATGACTTTTATCGGGCTGACGGCCATGATCACCATGGGCCTCTCGCTGCTCATGGGTTATGCCGGTCAGATATCCCTGGGTCATGCCGCTTTTTACGGCCTGGGCGCCTATACATCTGGTGTCCTAACTGCCAAGTTCGGGATCAATCCCTGGCCAGCAATTCTGGTGGGAGTTCTTCTTTCAGCCGCCGTGGCCGTGATTGTCGGTTCCCCGTCTCTCAAGCTCCGCGGGCATTACCTGGCCATGGCCACCCTGGCCTTCGGAGAAATCATCTACATCATTTTCAACGAATCAATAGCATTGACCGAAGGGCCGGACGGATTTGGCAACATCCCTCACCTGTCCCTCTTCGGCTTTACCTTCGATACAATCCTGGCTAATTACTACCTTATCTGGGCCGTAGCGATCCTTATGCTTATTTTCAGTCTCAACATTATACACTCACGGGTCGGGCGGGCCTTGATGTCCATCCATGGCAGCGAGGTTGCGGCCATGACCATGGGGGTTAACGCGGCCAAATTCAAGATCCAGGTCTTTGTCATCAGCGCGGTCATGGCCTCGATCGCAGGCAGCCTTTATGCCCACTATGTTCAGTTTATCAACCCTCCGGTCTTCGACCTGTTTTTCTCTATTAAATTAGTCATGATGGTGGTTGTTGGCGGTATGGCCAGTGTCTGGGGCGCCATTCTTGGGGCGGCCTTAATCACCTTTCTGCCAGAATGGCTTATATTTTTAGAAGACTTCGACATCCTGGCCTATGGTCTGGTTCTGCTGTTGATCATCATGTTTCTGCCTAAAGGACTGTCCAGCCTCACGGGCGTACTTTACCGGCTGGTCGCTCCGCGCTTGAAATCCGGAAGTTGAAACGTCTATGGTTCGTTCTGAAAACATCCTGGAGATTTCATCACTCAGTAAAACCTTCGGGGGACTGGTAGCAATCTTTGATCTGGACTTCACCGTCTCCAGAGGCATGATCAAGGCTATCATCGGCCCCAACGGCGCCGGGAAGACCACCCTTTTTAACCTCATTTCCGGTGTCCTCCCGTCCGACACCGGGGAGATCATCTTCAACAGCCAGCCCGTTACAGGGCTCAAGACCTACCAGATCGCCGACCGCGGCATCTCCCGCACCTTCCAGACGATCGAGCTTTTCAGCGAGATGTCCGTCTTGCAAAACGTTATGATCGGACGGCATGTCCGGACGAAAAAAGGGGTCCTGAGCGTTGGGCTGAAACTGCCAGGCTCGCGGCGGGAAGAGAAAACCATTTTAGAAAAGGCCAGATACTACCTCGAGTTTGTGGGCCTGAGCCATAAGGCCGATCAGGAGGCGAGCAGCCTCCCCCTGGGGCAGCAAAAGCTCCTGGAGATCGCCCGGGCCCTGGCCACGGAGCCTAAGCTCCTCCTCCTGGATGAACCCGCGGCCGGCCTGAATGAAACCGAAACAGAAACAGCGGCCCGGCTCTTTCAAACCATTCAGGATGCAGGGATTACCGTCATCCTGGTAGAGCATGACATGAGCCTGGTGATGAATGTGGCCGAAGAAGTCATGGTGCTCAACTACGGCCGCAAGATTGCGGACGACAGGCCGGAGGTGATTCGCTCCGACCCTGAAGTCATCAACGCCTACCTGGGCGTAGATATCGGATATGCTTGAGGTTACAGATTTAAAAGCTTCTTACGGCGGAATCCAGGCCCTCAAAGGCGTCAACCTGAAGGTTGAGGAGGGAGGCCTTGTGGCCATTATCGGGGCCAACGGCTCAGGTAAGACAACGCTGCTCAAGTCCATCTCCGGCCTCATCCGGTCCAAAGAAGGCCGAATCATCTTCCAGGGCCGTGAGATCACCCGGTCTCTGCCTCGACAAATCGTCAGTCTCGGCATTGCCCTGGCCCCGGAAGGGCGCCAGATTTTCGCCAGCCTCAGTGTGGAGGACAACCTTAACCTTGGGGCCTTCCTGTACTACCGCCGCAAGAATCGAGCAACAATTAAGGCTCTGAAAAAAGAGATTTATGAGTTATTCCCGGTCCTCGAAGAACGCCACTCCCAGCTCTCCGGGACATTGTCTGGCGGGGAGCAACAGATGCTGGCCATCGCTCGGGCCATGATGGTCAGGCCCAAGCTGCTCATTCTGGATGAGCCATCCATGGGCCTGGCGCCTCTCTTTGTGCAGGAAATATTCAAGGTTCTGGAACGACTGAATCAACAAGGGGCCACCATCCTTCTGGTGGAACAGAACGCTCGCGCCGCCCTCAAGGTAGCCCGGTATGCCTATGTCCTGGAAACCGGGGTCGTATCCCTGGAGGGCCAGACTGACAACCTTCTGGCCGACGAAAAGATAAAGAAGGCCTATCTCGGGGGTTGAACGTCTTTTGATTATTTCGCCGGAAATAAGGATTGGTTATCAAACCTTAACTGGTTCAATAAAGGGATGGACCAGGAAGAGAGGAGGATAGACCAATGAAAATCAAACATTGGATGACAAAGGACCCGATAAGCGTTAGCCCGGATACGTTGATCATTGATGCCAAGAAAGTCATGAAGGAAAATAAAATCCGGCGCCTGCCCGTGGTGGAGAAAGGCAAGGTCGTCGGGATCGTGACCTACCGCAATATCATCGAAGCCTCGCCCTCAGCCGTAACCACCTTGAGCATCCACGAACTGAACTACCTGTATATGAAACTAAAAGTTAAGGACATCATGCACAAAAACCCGCTGCTTGTCTCACCGGAAGACTCCAACTTTGACATCATTCTCAAAGGACACAAATTAGGCATTGGCTCGTTTCCGGTTGTGGAAAAAGGCAAGCTGGTCGGGATTGTCACAGAGACTGAGATATTCAATGCGCTGGTGCACCTCTTGGGTCCGGGGGATGAATCAGAGATCATTACTCTGGATAACATTGAACTTGAAAAGAAACCGGGCGAGTTCAGCAAGATTGCCACACTGATAGAAAAACAAGGGATTCCGGTCCTGGCCATTTTTTCTCTTCCGCATCGAAACAAGGAGGGACACAGGGTCTTCATCCGGGTCAAAACCAAGAAGACCGAATCCCTGACCAAGGAGATCAAGAAAGCCGGTTACACCTTACAGGAATAGCTAGGCGGACGATCTGTTTTGATCAAAGCAGGACAGGGTCTGTTCTAATGTTTCCTCCTCTCTCTGTCGGCCTCCCTCTGTGTGATTAATTGCGCTCCTAGACTTGAGTCCAGGTCCGAGAACAAAAAGCCTGGTCAAACTTTCAAACAAATCATTTGCCTTCATGGGCAGGGTGCGCCACCTCGTGTCCCGGGTACAGTAACCTTGATTTCAAGGAGCCTGGTGCTTGACAAATGTCCTTGACATGCTATTTTAATTTTAAAAATTTATATTTTAAAAATAATGGCTTTAAGAACGCTCCAAAAAGGAGATCGCCATGGAACTCGTCAAGGTAAAGCAGAATTACCAAATCACAATCCCGCAAAGCCTTCGCAAAAAAATTAAGATTGATGTAGGGGACTATATCGAGATAGACACTCAAGATGAGTTTATTATCTTAAGGCCTGTTAAGGTGGTCCATCCGGATCAGGAGTATTTCTATACCAAGAAATGGCAGATAATGGAAAGAGAGGCGGATAAAGACATTAGTCAGGGTGATGTAGTCGGCCCTTTTAAAGACGTTAAGGCCAGTCTCAAAGCCCTCAAAAAATCTAAAACGTGAAAGTCTCTTTTACTAAAAGCTTTACTCAAGATTACCGCTCACTCCCCCCACGCCTTCAAAAAACAACCGACAAGCAGCTGGGGCTTCTGCTTACCGACCCCCACCATCCTTGTTTGAACATTAAAAAAATGCATGACCCCAGGGAGATTTGGGAAGGAAGAATCACCAGGACCTACCGCTTTACCTTTCAAATCCAAGGTGACACCTATATCTTGAGAAGGCTGGGCACGCATGACGTTCTGAAGCAGCCTTAAAAAAGAGGAGCCGGGCCCCGGGTCGGGGCTAACCGGTTCATCCAGAATTCCTTTAACTTCATAAAGGACCAGATCTTCCGGGTGAGGAGTGAGAGAGGTCATGTACGCATGTCCGGGACAACAGCCAGCAGGTTGTCCAGGTTCAAAGGCCCGTCTCTAAGGAGGCGCGGCGGTGTGGTGCTGGTGTCAATCAGGGTCGAAGGCTTACCACCGGGACACGGACCGCCGTCCAGAATCAGGTCAACGCCGTCCCCAAAATAGTCCGCCACCTCGTCCGCGGTCAGGGCCGGGGGAGCGCCGGCTGGATTAGCGCTGGGACCGGTTACGGCTCGATCCAGGGCGCGCACCAGAGTTCGGATAACCGGCAGGCCTTCGACCCGGAGCCCCACCGTGTCCCGGGGTCCTATCAGGGCTGGATGCTGGCCGGGATGGGCTTCAAGGAGGATGGTCAGAGGACCGGGCCAAAAATGCCGGGCCAGTAGTTTAAAGGAGTAGGGCTGGTAGCGGGCGTAACACCCAACGCGCACGGTACGATCCAGAAGAAGGAGTAAAGACTTATTGACCGGGCGCTTCTTGAGCGCAACAACTCGTTCAATGGCCTCAGGCTGATCGGCTGCGGCCATGAGGCCGTAGAAGGTCTGCGTCGGCCCGGCCACGACCTCACCTTGCAGCAGGCTTGACACCACCGGCCGTAAAGCCAGGTAGTCGCAATGGTGAGGGTCAACCTTTAAAATCCGTGGCATGGCTTCCTTCTTTTTAGGGGAAACCGTTTTCCCTAAAAAAAGGTTCCCCCAGATTTACCTTAAAAAGCTCTTGTTTAACCCGCTTTGCGGCCATAGAGCCGGGCGGCCTTCTTTTCCACATCTTGAGCCAGTTCAGCCTTGTACTCCTCAAGTTTACCGCTCAGGGTCTGATCGGAAAGCGCCAGGATTTGCACGGCCAGGATGCCGGCGTTACGCGCTCCGGCCTTACCCACAGCCATAGTGGCCACCGGCACACCGGCAGGCATTTGAACCGTGGCCAGAAGAGCGTCAAGACCGTTAAGGGACGTGGAGCTTAACGGGACCCCGATAACCGGCAGGCTAGTTTCAGCGGCCAGGGTCCCGGCCAGGTGAGCCGCGCCGCCGGCCCCGGCAATAAGAACTTTCAGGCCCCGCGCCTTGGACGACCGGGTGTAGTCTTTTACCCGGGCCGGAGAACGATGCGCCGAGGCAATCGTGATCTCAAAAGGAACCTTGAATCTTTCAAGGATTTCCGAAGCGCCGGACATGGCCTTCAGGTCGGAGTCACTGCCCATCACAATTCCAACTAAAGGTGCGGTCATTGGTAATCCTCACTTAAGCCGCTTCAGGGCCTTCATGCCAATATCACTTCGACAGTATTTTCCCGGCCAGGAAATCAGCTCCGCGGCAGAGTAGGCTCGCTCCCTGGCCTGGGCGACATCAGCTCCCAAGGCAGTCACTCCTAGAACCCGGCCGCCGCTGGTCATAATTTTGCCATCCTTTTCTGCGGTGCCTGCATGGTAAACCACTACATCGGGCAGGGCCTTTACCGCTTCCAATCCCTCGATAATGTGGCCTTT belongs to Deltaproteobacteria bacterium and includes:
- a CDS encoding branched-chain amino acid ABC transporter permease; this encodes MEDYGFLSQLVQYILTGITLGSIYAIVGVGFNIIYNATEIINFAQGEFVMLGGLVMITLVNFAHLPMPLAFLLTVIIVSLVGLLIERLAIFPLKESSVLRLVIITIALSILIKGLAMFTWGKQSFALRSFSGDTPIPFLGASVIPQTLWIIGITVVLVILLSIFFSRTIIGKAMSACADNPEAASLVGINTQRMVMLAFMLSAALGAVAGMIITPVALMEYDRGALLALKGFGACILGGLGNFYGAVVAGIILGLIESLGAGLISSGYKDAMALAVLLLVLFIKPSGLFGSAEVSKLKKF
- a CDS encoding electron transfer flavoprotein subunit alpha/FixB family protein, with translation MAEGIWFVAEQRDSELRKVSFEVASAARRLADEIGTNVTGVLLGAGVAGEADKLGAYGADKVFVVEDDALQQYTTDAYTAAIANLVKENDPAILLIPASVQGKDLSARLAARLGVGLAMDCIELELNADKKLVARRPIYAGKAMAEIIPAGDPQIATSRPNVMDLVEPDESKKPEVVNVPFSVDASELKTKVTEVLKEESGKIELTEANIIVSGGRGMKGPENYVIIEEMAAVLGAAVGASRSAVDAGWRPHSDQVGQTGKVVSPNLYIACGISGAIQHLAGMSSSKFIVAVNKDEEAPIFQKADYGIVADLFDAVPVMTEEFKKVLS
- a CDS encoding electron transfer flavoprotein subunit beta/FixA family protein, producing the protein MEIVVCLKQVPDTEAQIKISGDSKSIDASDIKWVMNPYDEYGVEEALKLKEKFKGTVTVASVGPARIVEAIRTALAMGVDKAIHVETEGGELDPYTTAELLAAAIKEVPYDLVFCGQRAVDNDQAQTGAALAEFLGIPQLSLIVKVDVADDQSKVTVQRPIEGQTLVIESGLPALITAQKGLNEPRYASLPGIMKAKRKPMDKKDPASLGVTPEGKLEVVQLTPPPERPPGKVIDGETAEEKAIELVRLLHEEAKIV
- a CDS encoding ABC transporter ATP-binding protein, which encodes MVRSENILEISSLSKTFGGLVAIFDLDFTVSRGMIKAIIGPNGAGKTTLFNLISGVLPSDTGEIIFNSQPVTGLKTYQIADRGISRTFQTIELFSEMSVLQNVMIGRHVRTKKGVLSVGLKLPGSRREEKTILEKARYYLEFVGLSHKADQEASSLPLGQQKLLEIARALATEPKLLLLDEPAAGLNETETETAARLFQTIQDAGITVILVEHDMSLVMNVAEEVMVLNYGRKIADDRPEVIRSDPEVINAYLGVDIGYA
- a CDS encoding GNAT family N-acetyltransferase: MSNSWKKKVVSPDRVLERIKPGMSIFIGTGVSEPRTMVQHLLTSDASNLRDLELIQLMSFGDAITMEERYPKKYRLKTFFSGWVASEAVTAGRVDLIPCNFSRIPLLIESGAIKIDIAFVQITPPDDKGYASIGVAVDTARKAMDQASLVVGEINEHVPHTMGDTYVHVDDFDLLVQAQEPPITFERWPLDPIINKVAANLAALIDDGSCLAFATGHLFEALGRHLTHKRHLGIHSPFFTDPLMDLVNSGAVSNRRKSFFPGKSLVSYALGTPELMRWLHQNPLVEFQGIDVVGDPRNIGLNDNFVAILPTRKVDLTGRIAMHIGRSNVAYAMGETLEVFSGVQLSRGGRIICALTSRNLKGEPNVRVSIEDFPNQITSREALNMIVTEYGVVSLAGRTVRERALALIDISHPDDRAELVRQAKEANLLYPDQIYLSEAGHRYPQEITTSYTFKDDLSLRFRAIKPSDENGMRKLFYRFSDESVYYRYFSPIKAMPHAEMQEYVNIDYSNTMSIVGLLGPEGDGNIVAEARYVRNRKRPYADVAFIVDEDYQGKGIASFMYETLIRIARQRGIEGFTADVLGTNRRMLHVFEKAGFPIKSVLVNGVYELTIPFSHPTQKDDKGKTRVLRSRAVG
- a CDS encoding ABC transporter ATP-binding protein, coding for MLEVTDLKASYGGIQALKGVNLKVEEGGLVAIIGANGSGKTTLLKSISGLIRSKEGRIIFQGREITRSLPRQIVSLGIALAPEGRQIFASLSVEDNLNLGAFLYYRRKNRATIKALKKEIYELFPVLEERHSQLSGTLSGGEQQMLAIARAMMVRPKLLILDEPSMGLAPLFVQEIFKVLERLNQQGATILLVEQNARAALKVARYAYVLETGVVSLEGQTDNLLADEKIKKAYLGG
- a CDS encoding branched-chain amino acid ABC transporter permease; this encodes MGRKNTIGVLGLALFILFFPLTGRIPAISHYVDIMTFIGLTAMITMGLSLLMGYAGQISLGHAAFYGLGAYTSGVLTAKFGINPWPAILVGVLLSAAVAVIVGSPSLKLRGHYLAMATLAFGEIIYIIFNESIALTEGPDGFGNIPHLSLFGFTFDTILANYYLIWAVAILMLIFSLNIIHSRVGRALMSIHGSEVAAMTMGVNAAKFKIQVFVISAVMASIAGSLYAHYVQFINPPVFDLFFSIKLVMMVVVGGMASVWGAILGAALITFLPEWLIFLEDFDILAYGLVLLLIIMFLPKGLSSLTGVLYRLVAPRLKSGS
- a CDS encoding ABC transporter substrate-binding protein yields the protein MKKSILFIWSFVLTIVLISPAAICQAAEPYKIGCVFAITGPASFLGEPERNSAKMFEEEVNAAGGINGHAVKVIIYDTEGDATKAKTRVERLIRKDNVLAIVGPSRSGTTMAVIPVVEKAEIPFISCAASIKIVEPVKKWVFKTPQTDTSAVEAIYTHMKKDGLTRAALLTGTTGFGAGGRVQLKAVAPKMGITIVADEVFGPKDTSLTAQLTKIRGTDAQAIIGWTIAPPQVIMLKNWKQLGMDKKFRFYESHGFGSKRYIELAGGAAEGVYAPLGRVVFADILPKWNAQREFALNYKTNYEKKFKSEISTFGGHAWDALHMLRIALEAVGPNKAKIRDYLENVKGFAGTGGIFNMSALDHCGLDASAFEMVVVKDGKWALID